In the Pseudolabrys taiwanensis genome, one interval contains:
- a CDS encoding DUF3572 domain-containing protein, whose amino-acid sequence MKKQAPRAAHEAAEALAIQAFTYIAGDPERLGRFLATTGVGPAEIRAASAEPGFLRGLLEYLVSDEALLTGFAAEAGFRPEDPVKALVVLGGSHWERDVP is encoded by the coding sequence TTGAAGAAACAGGCCCCTAGAGCAGCCCACGAGGCCGCAGAAGCTTTGGCGATTCAGGCGTTTACCTATATCGCGGGCGATCCCGAACGGCTCGGCCGGTTCCTCGCGACCACCGGCGTCGGCCCGGCCGAGATTCGCGCGGCCAGCGCCGAACCGGGCTTCCTGCGCGGTCTGCTCGAATATCTGGTCTCCGACGAGGCTTTGCTGACCGGTTTTGCCGCCGAGGCGGGCTTCCGGCCCGAAGATCCGGTCAAAGCGCTGGTCGTGCTCGGCGGCAGCCATTGGGAGCGCGACGTGCCGTGA
- a CDS encoding response regulator — translation MAKTVLIVEDNELNMKLFHDLLEAHGYRTIGTRNGIEALDLARQHRPDLILMDIQLPEVSGLEVTKWLKDDAELKAIPVVAVTAFAMKGDEERIREGGCEAYLSKPISVGKFIETVRHFLGPA, via the coding sequence ATGGCGAAAACCGTCCTGATCGTCGAGGACAACGAGCTCAATATGAAGCTCTTCCACGATCTTTTGGAAGCGCACGGCTATCGGACCATCGGTACCCGCAACGGTATCGAGGCGCTCGATCTGGCGCGCCAGCACCGGCCCGATCTGATCCTCATGGACATCCAGTTGCCGGAAGTCTCCGGCCTCGAAGTCACGAAGTGGCTCAAGGACGACGCCGAACTGAAGGCGATCCCGGTGGTGGCCGTCACCGCCTTCGCCATGAAGGGCGACGAAGAGCGCATCCGCGAAGGCGGTTGCGAGGCCTATCTGTCGAAGCCGATCTCGGTCGGCAAGTTCATCGAGACGGTGCGGCACTTCCTCGGGCCGGCGTGA
- a CDS encoding PleD family two-component system response regulator: MSARILVVDDIPANVKLLEARLSAEYFDVATAYNGTEALAMCERAECDIVLLDVMMPDMDGFEVCRRLKSNPATHHIPVVIVTALDQPSDRVRGLEAGADDFLTKPVSDVALISRVRSLSRLKMVTDELRMRALTTREIGIQSAERDAINETGRNGRILIVDDRKSSYERIAQTLAAEHTIDIETNPSDAMFHAAEGDYDLMIVSLGLQDFDGLRLCSQVRSLERTRGLPILAIAEPDNNQRLVRGLEIGVNDYLIRPVDKNELLARVRTQIKKKRYTERLRDNVQASIEMAITDGLTGLHNRRYMETHLGALAEQAASRAKPLSVLVLDIDFFKSVNDTHGHDAGDDVLREFALRVRKSIRNIDLACRYGGEEFVVVMPETDMAVAAMVAERLRRKVASEPFSIQGGAGQLTVTLSIGIAAFGGPGDDVAAMLKRADQALYRAKRDGRNRVVADAA, encoded by the coding sequence ATGAGTGCGCGTATCCTCGTCGTCGATGACATTCCGGCGAATGTGAAGCTGCTCGAGGCGCGGCTGTCCGCCGAGTATTTCGATGTGGCGACCGCCTATAACGGCACCGAAGCGCTGGCCATGTGCGAGCGCGCCGAATGCGACATCGTGCTGCTCGACGTCATGATGCCCGACATGGACGGTTTCGAGGTGTGCCGCCGGCTCAAGTCCAACCCGGCCACCCATCACATCCCGGTCGTGATCGTCACGGCGCTCGACCAGCCGTCCGATCGCGTGCGCGGCCTCGAAGCCGGCGCCGATGATTTTCTCACCAAGCCGGTCAGCGACGTCGCGCTGATCTCGCGCGTGCGCTCGCTGTCGCGCCTGAAGATGGTGACGGACGAGTTGCGCATGCGCGCGCTCACCACGCGTGAAATCGGCATTCAGAGCGCCGAGCGCGACGCGATCAACGAGACCGGCCGCAACGGCCGTATCCTGATCGTGGACGACCGCAAGAGCTCCTACGAGCGCATCGCCCAGACGCTCGCGGCCGAGCATACGATCGACATCGAGACCAATCCGTCCGACGCCATGTTCCATGCCGCGGAGGGCGATTACGACCTGATGATCGTGTCGCTGGGGCTTCAGGATTTCGACGGCCTGCGCCTGTGCAGCCAGGTGCGCTCGCTCGAGCGCACGCGCGGGCTGCCGATCCTCGCCATTGCCGAGCCGGACAACAATCAGCGCCTGGTGCGCGGCCTCGAGATCGGCGTCAACGACTATCTCATCCGCCCGGTCGACAAGAACGAGCTGCTCGCGCGCGTGCGCACGCAGATCAAGAAGAAGCGTTACACCGAGCGCCTGCGCGACAACGTGCAGGCCTCGATCGAGATGGCGATCACCGACGGACTGACGGGCCTGCATAACCGCCGCTACATGGAAACGCATCTCGGCGCCCTGGCCGAGCAGGCGGCCTCGCGCGCCAAGCCCTTGTCGGTGCTCGTTCTCGACATCGACTTCTTCAAGTCGGTCAACGATACGCACGGCCACGACGCGGGCGACGACGTGTTGCGCGAGTTCGCACTGCGCGTGCGCAAGTCGATCCGCAACATCGATCTTGCCTGCCGCTACGGCGGCGAGGAGTTCGTGGTGGTGATGCCGGAGACCGACATGGCCGTCGCCGCCATGGTGGCCGAGCGGCTGCGGCGCAAAGTGGCGAGCGAGCCGTTCTCGATCCAAGGCGGCGCCGGGCAGCTCACGGTCACGCTGTCGATCGGCATCGCCGCCTTCGGCGGTCCCGGCGACGATGTCGCGGCCATGCTGAAGCGGGCCGACCAGGCGCTCTATCGCGCCAAGCGCGACGGCCGCAACCGGGTGGTGGCGGACGCCGCCTGA
- the rpmG gene encoding 50S ribosomal protein L33 has translation MAKAINLKIKLVSSAGTGHYYVTTKNSRTQTDKLKKKKYDPVAKKHVEYSESKIK, from the coding sequence ATGGCCAAAGCCATCAATCTCAAGATCAAGCTCGTGTCGAGCGCCGGCACCGGCCACTACTACGTGACCACCAAGAACTCGCGCACGCAGACCGACAAGCTGAAGAAGAAGAAGTACGACCCGGTCGCGAAGAAGCACGTCGAGTACTCGGAATCCAAGATCAAGTAA
- a CDS encoding NUDIX hydrolase, with amino-acid sequence MTKDKTGDLAKVWSERMTKVERDQSFPDSEPKDAATLMLIDRAGPVPTVLLGRRHHGHKFMPGKFVFPGGRLEPHDAAMSSVSDLHPDTEKKLLERVATPSADLPRALALTAVREVAEETGLLLGVQGDVPPKTPGELWTEFEKAQVHPDLGQLHFVARAITPPKRPKRFDTRFFTADATAIAHTIEGVVGPDSELVELVWIPIAEAATLDMPTITGIVLEELLARVEAGMAHGLPVPFYFMENQIFQRELL; translated from the coding sequence ATGACGAAAGACAAGACCGGTGATTTGGCCAAGGTCTGGTCGGAGCGCATGACCAAGGTCGAGCGCGACCAATCCTTCCCCGACAGCGAGCCGAAAGACGCCGCGACCTTGATGCTGATCGATCGCGCCGGCCCGGTGCCGACAGTGCTGCTCGGCCGCCGTCATCACGGCCACAAATTCATGCCTGGCAAATTCGTGTTTCCCGGCGGCCGCCTCGAGCCGCACGACGCGGCAATGAGTTCGGTCAGCGATCTGCATCCCGACACCGAGAAGAAGCTGCTGGAGCGCGTCGCGACGCCGAGTGCGGATCTGCCGCGCGCGCTCGCGCTCACCGCCGTGCGTGAGGTCGCGGAAGAGACGGGTCTTCTGCTGGGCGTTCAGGGCGACGTGCCGCCGAAGACGCCGGGCGAATTGTGGACCGAGTTCGAGAAGGCGCAGGTGCATCCCGATCTCGGCCAGTTGCACTTCGTCGCGCGCGCCATCACGCCGCCGAAGCGGCCCAAGCGCTTCGACACGCGCTTCTTCACGGCCGATGCGACGGCCATCGCCCATACCATCGAGGGCGTGGTCGGCCCCGATTCGGAGCTGGTGGAACTGGTGTGGATCCCGATCGCCGAGGCCGCGACGCTCGATATGCCGACCATCACCGGCATCGTCCTCGAGGAACTTCTGGCCCGCGTCGAGGCCGGCATGGCGCACGGCCTGCCGGTGCCGTTCTACTTCATGGAAAACCAGATTTTTCAGCGGGAACTGCTGTAG